The following proteins come from a genomic window of Thermodesulfobacteriota bacterium:
- a CDS encoding helix-turn-helix domain-containing protein yields the protein MTASDEGKACPIAGSINIFGGKWKPEILYFINLAPRRFNELRKLIPAVTQRMLTQQLRELERDGIIKRKQYNQIPPKVVYSMTDLGNTIIPIFKELEKWTNKNISKVEKARIKYTKKK from the coding sequence AAAGCATGTCCAATAGCAGGATCAATTAATATCTTCGGAGGGAAATGGAAGCCTGAAATACTTTATTTCATCAATTTAGCTCCAAGGCGCTTTAACGAGCTTAGAAAATTAATCCCTGCAGTAACTCAAAGAATGCTGACTCAACAATTAAGAGAACTAGAGAGAGATGGGATAATTAAAAGAAAACAATACAACCAGATACCGCCAAAAGTAGTCTACTCTATGACTGATTTAGGAAATACGATTATCCCAATATTTAAAGAGCTTGAGAAATGGACGAATAAAAATATTAGCAAGGTAGAAAAGGCAAGGATCAAATACACTAAGAAGAAGTAA
- a CDS encoding DUF2461 family protein, protein FDKSKLLIAGGLYSLPSELTKSYRDSVSDPKKGAQVAKILKKIAKNSEYTLGGSHYKRVPRGYDPENPNADLLLHNGLYLYREGPIPKEATSKDFLNYTYGIFKEMMPLHAWLRDNVTSS, encoded by the coding sequence AATTTGATAAATCTAAGCTTTTAATTGCCGGAGGGTTATATTCCTTACCTTCAGAGCTAACAAAGTCATACCGAGATAGTGTTAGTGATCCTAAAAAAGGCGCGCAGGTCGCCAAAATACTAAAGAAGATTGCAAAGAATTCTGAATATACCCTAGGAGGTTCGCACTATAAAAGAGTTCCAAGGGGCTATGATCCTGAGAATCCAAATGCTGATTTACTTTTGCATAATGGACTATATCTTTACCGGGAAGGACCAATTCCAAAAGAAGCTACTTCTAAGGATTTTCTAAACTATACATATGGAATATTTAAAGAAATGATGCCGCTACATGCTTGGCTAAGGGACAATGTTACTTCTTCTTAG